The window ACGGCATCGGCGCCCAGGCCCTGGGTGTTCGGCACCCGGCCAATGGACACGATCAGCTTGTCGAAGCGGACGGTCGTCTCGGCGTCCTTCTCGGTGTACGTCACGCTCACGCCGCTGTCGTCCTGCTCGACTTTGGTGATGTTCACACCGAAGTGGAACTCCAGGCCCTGTTTCTGGAACTGCTTCAGGGCCTCCTTGGCCAGCGCGTCGTCGGCAGCCATCAGGAAGCCCGGCAGGGCCTCCAGCACGGTCACCTGTGCGCCCAGGCGGCGCCACACGCTGCCGAGTTCCAGGCCGATCACGCCCGCGCCGATCACGCCGAGCGTCTGCGGCACGGCCGTGAACTCCAGCGCGCCGCTGTTCTCGACCACATGCCCGCCGAAGGGGGCCAGCGGCAGGCCGCGCGGGTTGCTGCCCGTCGCGACGATCACGTGCGTGGCCTTCACCTCGGTGCCGGCCGCGTCCACGATCCAGCCGTCCCCGTCCTGGCGCACGAGTTTCCCGTAGCCGAAGAACGACGTGATCTTGTTCTTCTTGAACAGGTAGGCCACGCCGCCCGTCAGCTTGTCCACCACGCCCACCTTGCGGGCCAGCATCTTGCCCACGTCCACCGACGCGCCCTGCACCGTGATGCCGTGCTCGGCGGCCTCGTGCGTGATCATCTCGAACTTCTCGCTGGAATCCAGCATCGCCTTGCTGGGAATGCAGCCCACGTTCAGGCAGGTGCCGCCCAGGCTCGCCTTGCCGTTCCGCTCGAAGGCGTCCACGCAGGCTGTCTTGAAGCCCAGCTGCGCCGCACGAATGGCCGCCACGTAGCCTGCCGGGCCGCCGCCAATCACCAGAACGTCATAAGAATCCATACCGTTCCCGAGCGTACCACCCGCCCGCAAAAGGGATGGTGCCGCGTTCCTGTTGGGGGAACAGCCGCCCTCTCCGGTGCCCCCACCTGGGGTGTCCGCATGTGCGGTACCACGTCCGGCCCCGGTCTTCTAAGTTAAAGACATGATGAAACCCGCCTTCATGGCCCTCGCCCTGGCTGTCCTGGGCACGGCGCTCGCCACGACGCCCGCCGCCAAACCGCTGAACTACCAGACGGGCACCATCAAGCTCCTGGGCGGCAAGGCCACCCTGACCACCGGTACCACCCTGCGCTACCTGAACGCCGAGGGCGCGCGGCGCGTGATCGTGGACGAGTGGGGCAATCCGCCCGAAGCGGCCAGCGACGCCCTGGGGATGATCGTTCCCGCCGGCATCGACCCCGGTACCAGGGACGGCTGGGCGGTGGTCGTCACTGAGAGCAAGGACGGGCATGTGAGCGACAGCGACGCCGCCAAGACCGACTACAGCAAACTGATGAAGGACATGCAGGCCGCGACCCAGGACAGTAACGCCGAGCGCGAGAAGGCCGGGTACGGCACCCTGGAACTCGTCGGCTGGGCCGATCAGCCCAGCTACGATGCGGGCTCGCACAAGATGTACTGGGCGAAGGAACTCGCCTTCAGCGACAGTGACACCCATACCCTGAACTACGCCGTGCGCATCCTGGGCCGCGACGACGTGCTGGAACTCAACGCCGTGTCCGGCATGACCCAGCTTCCGCAGATCAAGAAGGACATGGCCGCCATGCTGTCGCAGGTGTCCTTCAACGCCGGCGCCCGCTACGAGGACTTCAACGGCAGCACCGACAAGCTCGCCGCCTACGGCATCGCCGGGCTGGTCGGCGTGGTCGCCGCGAAGAAGATCGGCCTGATCGCCCTGCTGCCTCTGCTGTTGAAGAAAGGCTGGATCGTGCTCGTCGCCGGCCTGGGCCTCTTCCGCCGGATGTTCGGCCGGCGGGGCACAGCGCAGGCGTAAGGACGCACAGAGTGGAGGGCCGGGAGCAGGGGGAACCCGCTTCCGGCCCTCCTCTTTATGCATTTAGCCCAGTGCCGCGTAGGCCACGGCCACCTGCGCGGCCACCATCGCGTTATGCCGCACCAGGGCGATGTTCGTGTCCAGGCTGCGCCCGCCCGTGATTTCTACGATGCGGCCCAGCAGGTACGGCGTGGTGTCCTTCCCGGTCAGGCCCAGGGCGTCCATGTCGCGCAGCGCCTGCTCAATATGCGGGGTGATCTCGGCGGCGGGAATCTCGGACTCGGCGGGCACGGGATTGGCGAGGAGCACGCCGCCCGACAGGCCCAGCGTCCATTTTGCCCTGAGCACGCGGGCCGCCTCTTCGGGCGTCTGCACGCTCAGCGGGGACTTGAAGCCGCTATGGCGCGAATAGAACGCCGGGAACTCCTCGCTGCCCAGGGTGATGGCGGGCACGCCCTGCGTTTCCAGCACCTCCAGCGTCAGGCCGATGTCGAGGATGCTCTTCACGCCCGCGCTCACCACGCACACGTCCGTCCGGGCGAGCTCCAGCAGGTCGGCGCTGACGTCCATGGTGTCCTGCGCGCCCCGGTGCACGCCGCCCGTGCCGCCCGTGGCGAACACGCGGATGCCCGCCAGCGACGCGATCCGCATGGTCGAGGCCACCGTGGTCGCCCCGTGCCGGCCCAGGGCGACCGTCACCGGGAGGTCGCGGGTGCTGATCTTGTCCACGCCTTTGTCTGTAGCAAGCAGGTGCAGTTCATCGGCGGTCAGGCCCACCTTCAGGCGACCGCCCAGCACGGCGATGGTGGCGGGCACCGCGCCGTGCGCGCGCACCACGTCCTCCACGCCGCGCGCCATCTCCACGTTCTGCGGAAACGGCATGCCGTGGCTGATGATGGTGCTCTCCAGCGCCACCACCGCGCGTCCGGCGTTCAGCGCGGCGGCGACCTCCGGGTGGAGATCCAGGTGGGCGGCAACTTCGGGGCGAATTCTCAACGGATCAGTCATAACAAGCTCCTTGATTCAGGTCAGGCGGGCCCGGATGGCCGCCGGGGTCAGGGTAGGGGAGACCGCGTGGTCGCTCTCGATGGTGATGGCCGCCGCCGCGTGCCCGTGCCGCGCCGCCTCGACCGGCGGCAGGCCAGTTGCAAGGGCCGCCAGGAAGGCCGCGAGCATCGCGTCCCCGGCGCCGGTCACGTCCCGAACGGCGGCCGGCAGGGCGGGAAGCTCGTGAACGCCGTCCGGGCCGGACAGCAGGCTGCCTTGCCCACCCCGGCGCACCCACACCAGCGCCACGCCCTGGGCATGCAGTTCCGTGGCGGCCGCACGGATCGAAGCCGGATCGTCGGTCACGTCGTGATCCACCAGGACGGCCAGTTCCGGCACGTTCGGCGTGACGGCGTAGGGCGCCAGTCCTGCGGCCAGCGCGGAGCGCAGCCGCGCGGCCTTGGGCACGCTCACCGGCTCAAACACCACAGGCACGTCCGCCTCGGCCGCCAGGGTCAGCAGGTGCGTCAGCGTCGGCTCTGGCAGGTTGCCGTCGGCCACCACCCAGGCCGCACCGCGCAGCGTGCCCCGGCGTTCCTGCACCGCCGCCGGAGTCAGCGCCTCGATGGCCTCCATCGCCGCCACGGCCACCAGCAGTTCCCCATCCGCGTCCAGCACGGCCGTATAGGTGCCGGTTCCCACGCCCGCTGCGCGCAGCACCGGGCGCACGTCCACGCCCGCCGCCTCGGTGGCCCGCAGCAGCGAGTCGCCCAGGGCGTCCCGGCCCACCACCGAGATCAGCGACACGGACACGCCCAGCCGCGCGAGGTTCTCGGCCACGTTCCGGGCCACGCCGCCTGGGGCCTGACCGGTCACGCCCGGATTGCTCGTGCCCGGCACCGCCCTGGCCAGCGTCCGCGCCTTCACGTCCATGTTCGCGCCGCCCACCACCACGACCCGCCGGACACCCTCGTCCAGCGGCAGCAGATACCCCCGGCCGAGCAGCGCGCCCTTCTTCACCAGATGGCTGACATGCACGTTCACCGCCGCGCGCGTCGAGCCCAGGCGACGGGCCAGTTCCTCCGGCGTGGCCATCGGAGTGTCCCGGATCAGGGCCAGGAGCGCAGATTCGGTGTCGGTCAGGGGCATGACTTAATCATGATAAACAAATTGTCTATGATTAAGCAAGTAGGGGTACTCGGTCAGTTGAACTGGAGGGGTGCGCCTGCAGCGGGCTTCCCCACCCCCAGCCCCCTGCCCCGGAGGGGCAGGGGGATCAGGTGTTGCACTGGGCATGTGGTCGCTCTTGTCCTCCGACTGGCCCGTGTGGTGGTTTCGGTGGAGAGGGGCGGCGTACCCGCTCTCTGCACTTATGTCGTCAGCGCCCCTGCGCTGCGCGCACGATGGCATTCGGTGGCGGGCAGGGTGAACGCTTCCGGGTATTGCGCAACCTGCGTCGACTGTCCCCACCTCGTCTAGCGACCTCGCGTTCCTTCCCACAGGGCCAGGACGTCCTGTGCCTCGTCTACGTGCATCTGCTCGACCAGCGCACCCTGGTAAGTGGCGACGCTCCTGCCTTCGGCGCGGGCCGCAGTCCAGGCGTCGATCAGCGCACGGGCGGTATGGGCCTCGTCGTCGGTGACACCGTAGGCGGCATTCGCAGGGTCAATCTGATCCGGATGAATGACCGTCTTGCCCGCGAAGCCCAGCGTGCGGCCCTGCCGACATTCGTTCCCGAAGCCTTCGGGGTCGCGGACATCGTTGTATACGGCGTCCAGGGGAATCTTGCCGTGGGCGCGGGCGGCGAGCACCACGGCGCCCAGGGCGTGCAGCAGCGGAAGGCGATCCGGATCCGCCCGCGTCCGGAGGGCACGGGCCAGGTCGTTCGCGCCGACCAGCAGGCCCGCCACGCCCGGCAGGGCGGCAAGGGCAGCGGCGTTCAGCACGCCCAGGGGCGTCTCGATCATGGCCCACAGCGGCAGGCCCAGGCTCAATTCGTGAACGGCCTGGGCAGCCTCGACCTTCGGCAGGACGATCCCGGCGGCCCCGGCGGTCAGGGCCAGTTCGCGGTCGTCGTGTTCCCACGCGCTGCCGATGCCGTTCACACGCACCATGACCGGCATCGGCCAGCGGGTGCCCAGGGCCTCCCGGACATTATCGCGTGCGTGGGCCTTGTGCTCGGGGGCGACGGCGTCCTCCAGGTCGAGGATGATGGCGTCGGCGTTGAGCGTGCGGGCCTTCTCGATGGCGCGGGGCTTGTCGCCCGGCACGTACAGCACGGTTCTGAGGGGGCGGGGCGTCATTCCCGCATGCTAGGCGGTGATCTGCTCCGCGAGCCACCAGCCGCTCAGCAGGGCGGCCTCGACGCGCGGGCCGTGCGCGTCGGGCGTGAAGCTGTCGCCGCACAGCCCCAGGGCCAGCGTCGCATCCCACACGCCGGCGCCGGGGGCGCGGTGTGTGGGCGTGGCGTAGCGCCAGCGGTGCGCGAAGGCGGTGTGGCTGTCCGGGAGGTCGCCCAGAACGCGGCGGGCCGCCTCCAGCAGTTCCGGCAGGACGTCGTCCGGCGTGCGTTCTAGGTTCGCCCGTGACCACTCGGGCGTGGCCTGCAGCACCAGCGCGGGCGGGTGCCCGGCGGGGCGCTTGGTGTGCTCGCGGGCGATCCATTCCAGCACCGGGTGACCGCGCAGTTCCAGGGCAGGCCAGCGGGCTTCGATATCGTTCCGGAGCACGATCCCAGCCGCCCAGGCCGGCGCGTACTCCACGTCCGGCACGTGGATGTCCAGCCCGGTCAGCAGGGGCCCGAGTTGCGGGGCAGGGACGTTCAGGATGACTGTAGGCGCGCGGGCGACCACACCCGAGGCGTCGGATACTTCCCACAGGCTGCCCTGCCGTTCCAGGCGCGTGATCGTCACCCCCGTCTGGATTTCCAGGCCGTGTGCAAGTTCCTTCCCGAGAGCGCTCATGCCCTCCCAGGGGACGTACCGGGGATGGCCGTCCGTCGGCTCCGATACCGTGCCGTGCTCCCAGAGCGCGAACCCACGTGCCCACTCGCGCAGCCAGGGGTCATTCAGACCAGCCTGGACGAGCTGCTGCGTGCGGTCGTGCCGGGCGGTGAAGAACCGCGCCCCGTGATCCAGTCGCGCGCCCGTGCCATCCGAGAGGCTGACGCGGCGCGTCGCCGCCCGGCCGGAGACTCCCCTGGACTTGTCCAGCACGCGCACACGCCGCCCGCTGGCCCTCAGGTCACGGGCGGCAGCCAGTCCAGCGAGTCCGGCCCCGACGATCAGAACGTCCAGCGCCGCTTCAGCAGTCATGGTTGGCCGGACGGGCGGGTCTGGCGGCGCTCGACACGAGCAGGAACGGAAGCAGGGCCAGCAGGAACGTCAGGGCACGCGGCATGGGCGCAGTATCCGGCGAACCGGGCGCTCAGTTGGTGCGCTGGAGTAAGGTCACCATGCCCGTGTACCCCCGCTGCCGGGCGTGTTCCAGGGCGGTCACGCCATCACGGTCAGCCAG of the Deinococcus sp. KSM4-11 genome contains:
- a CDS encoding PfkB family carbohydrate kinase, with amino-acid sequence MPLTDTESALLALIRDTPMATPEELARRLGSTRAAVNVHVSHLVKKGALLGRGYLLPLDEGVRRVVVVGGANMDVKARTLARAVPGTSNPGVTGQAPGGVARNVAENLARLGVSVSLISVVGRDALGDSLLRATEAAGVDVRPVLRAAGVGTGTYTAVLDADGELLVAVAAMEAIEALTPAAVQERRGTLRGAAWVVADGNLPEPTLTHLLTLAAEADVPVVFEPVSVPKAARLRSALAAGLAPYAVTPNVPELAVLVDHDVTDDPASIRAAATELHAQGVALVWVRRGGQGSLLSGPDGVHELPALPAAVRDVTGAGDAMLAAFLAALATGLPPVEAARHGHAAAAITIESDHAVSPTLTPAAIRARLT
- a CDS encoding CoA ester lyase: MTPRPLRTVLYVPGDKPRAIEKARTLNADAIILDLEDAVAPEHKAHARDNVREALGTRWPMPVMVRVNGIGSAWEHDDRELALTAGAAGIVLPKVEAAQAVHELSLGLPLWAMIETPLGVLNAAALAALPGVAGLLVGANDLARALRTRADPDRLPLLHALGAVVLAARAHGKIPLDAVYNDVRDPEGFGNECRQGRTLGFAGKTVIHPDQIDPANAAYGVTDDEAHTARALIDAWTAARAEGRSVATYQGALVEQMHVDEAQDVLALWEGTRGR
- the lpdA gene encoding dihydrolipoyl dehydrogenase, which produces MDSYDVLVIGGGPAGYVAAIRAAQLGFKTACVDAFERNGKASLGGTCLNVGCIPSKAMLDSSEKFEMITHEAAEHGITVQGASVDVGKMLARKVGVVDKLTGGVAYLFKKNKITSFFGYGKLVRQDGDGWIVDAAGTEVKATHVIVATGSNPRGLPLAPFGGHVVENSGALEFTAVPQTLGVIGAGVIGLELGSVWRRLGAQVTVLEALPGFLMAADDALAKEALKQFQKQGLEFHFGVNITKVEQDDSGVSVTYTEKDAETTVRFDKLIVSIGRVPNTQGLGADAVGLALDERGFVKVDAHYRTNLKGVYAIGDVIGGAMLAHKAEEEGVALAELIAGQAGHVNYDVIPWVIYTSPEIAWAGLTEKQAKDKGLTVKTGQFPFSANGRALGHGDPRGFVKVVADAQTDRILGVHMIGSGVSELIGEVVAIMEFGGSAEDLARTVHAHPTLSEVVKEAALATDKRSLHM
- a CDS encoding pseudouridine-5'-phosphate glycosidase, which encodes MTDPLRIRPEVAAHLDLHPEVAAALNAGRAVVALESTIISHGMPFPQNVEMARGVEDVVRAHGAVPATIAVLGGRLKVGLTADELHLLATDKGVDKISTRDLPVTVALGRHGATTVASTMRIASLAGIRVFATGGTGGVHRGAQDTMDVSADLLELARTDVCVVSAGVKSILDIGLTLEVLETQGVPAITLGSEEFPAFYSRHSGFKSPLSVQTPEEAARVLRAKWTLGLSGGVLLANPVPAESEIPAAEITPHIEQALRDMDALGLTGKDTTPYLLGRIVEITGGRSLDTNIALVRHNAMVAAQVAVAYAALG
- a CDS encoding NAD(P)/FAD-dependent oxidoreductase — its product is MTAEAALDVLIVGAGLAGLAAARDLRASGRRVRVLDKSRGVSGRAATRRVSLSDGTGARLDHGARFFTARHDRTQQLVQAGLNDPWLREWARGFALWEHGTVSEPTDGHPRYVPWEGMSALGKELAHGLEIQTGVTITRLERQGSLWEVSDASGVVARAPTVILNVPAPQLGPLLTGLDIHVPDVEYAPAWAAGIVLRNDIEARWPALELRGHPVLEWIAREHTKRPAGHPPALVLQATPEWSRANLERTPDDVLPELLEAARRVLGDLPDSHTAFAHRWRYATPTHRAPGAGVWDATLALGLCGDSFTPDAHGPRVEAALLSGWWLAEQITA
- a CDS encoding DUF2167 domain-containing protein, coding for MMKPAFMALALAVLGTALATTPAAKPLNYQTGTIKLLGGKATLTTGTTLRYLNAEGARRVIVDEWGNPPEAASDALGMIVPAGIDPGTRDGWAVVVTESKDGHVSDSDAAKTDYSKLMKDMQAATQDSNAEREKAGYGTLELVGWADQPSYDAGSHKMYWAKELAFSDSDTHTLNYAVRILGRDDVLELNAVSGMTQLPQIKKDMAAMLSQVSFNAGARYEDFNGSTDKLAAYGIAGLVGVVAAKKIGLIALLPLLLKKGWIVLVAGLGLFRRMFGRRGTAQA